A window of Diospyros lotus cultivar Yz01 chromosome 14, ASM1463336v1, whole genome shotgun sequence contains these coding sequences:
- the LOC127789978 gene encoding YTH domain-containing protein ECT4-like, which produces MAAVAPPASDQSADLLQKLSLDSQSKDLEVTDSEKKPTAYQTLANGIGKPYERSTTPFPQNFVDPMMWYFPNAYPPAGYYSGGYPGSGNEWDNYNIYANPDGVEMPPGLYGDNGSLVYYHGYYPPYSAYHSPDSPIPTVGDDGQLYGPQNYQYPSYYQSSTPNGEPFSVNQADAPQKGVSTSTGAEQVPFHVDTAKMNQTSVESFGNVNGTNASKPLKSNQNSCLGANGSYGRGGGRPKDGIPSPNPWLDGSKFPDGKPKHAPVLQGANFLPGKNQNLHPLSHLTGPQHHMPTFGMSNVGFIDRSYPNNRMYSQYAHSFRTGAGFGFNGYGARLNGRGWVDGKYKPRVYGNGLFGHGIGNVDGLNELKRGPRIKGFKNQKDLEPIASGEKEQNTQSHGNDSEDNLSGKDLPESYPDAKFFIIKSYSEDDVHKSIKYGVWASTSNGNKKLDAAYHEAQTAGCPVFLFFSVNASGQFVGLAEMVGTVDFTKSVEYWQQDKWTGNFPVKWRIVKDIPNSLLKHIILENNENKPVTNSRDTQEVKFDQGIEILKIFKGHSSRTCILDDFGFYESRQRIMQERKSKHMHMNNKLVGSKKLADAVVTDEGKDGFLGGKSLEIAPSGDIEDSDPAAQESVDIVSTVLTEEPVAATGEPEKMPTIAAAAEDVSGNAC; this is translated from the exons ATGGCGGCCGTTGCTCCTCCTGCTTCTGATC AATCTGCAGATTTACTGCAGAAGCTCTCTTTGGATTCACAGAGCAAGGACCTTGAAGTTACCGATTCTGAAAAGAAG CCTACCGCCTACCAAACTCTAGCGAATGGCATTGGCAAACCATATGAGCGATCTACTACCCCTTTTCCGCAGAATTTCGTGGATCCAATGATGTGGTACTTCCCCAATGCTTATCCACCAGCTGGATATTATTCTGGAG GTTATCCTGGGTCAGGCAACGAATGGGATAACTACAACATATATGCTAATCCTGATGGTGTTGAGATGCCTCCT GGCTTGTATGGCGATAATGGGTCTCTTGTGTATTACCATGGATATTATCCACCATATAGCGCATACCACTCACCAGATTCGCCCATTCCTACCGTGGGAGATGATGGCCAGCTCTATGGACCACAGAATTACCAATACCCTTCTTATTACCAGTCTTCAACTCCAAATGGTGAACCTTTCTCTGTGAATCAAGCTGATGCTCCCCAAAAGGGTGTTTCAACGTCTACTGGAGCAGAGCAAGTACCTTTTCATGTGGATACAGCCAAAATGAACCAAACTAGTGTAGAAAGTTTTGGTAATGTAAATGGCACAAATGCCTCAAAGCCACTGAAATCAAATCAGAACTCATGTTTAGGTGCAAATGGTTCCTATGGAAGGGGGGGAGGCCGGCCAAAGGATGGAATCCCCTCACCAAACCCCTGGTTGGATGGCTCCAAATTTCCTGATGGCAAGCCTAAACATGCACCAGTTTTGCAAGGCGCCAATTTTCTTCCTGGAAAGAATCAGAATCTTCATCCGTTGTCGCATCTCACG GGGCCACAGCACCATATGCCAACATTTGGAATGAGCAATGTTGGTTTTATTGATAGGAGTTACCCAAACAATAGGATGTACAGTCAATATGCACACTCTTTCAGGACTGGCGCAGGATTTGGATTTAATGGTTATGGGGCAAGGCTAAATGGGCGTGGGTGGGTCGATGGCAAGTATAAACCAAGGGTTTATGGTAATGGTTTATTTGGTCATGGTATTGGGAATGTGGatggcttgaatgaattaaaaaGAGGGCCTAGAATCAAGGGCTTCAAGAACCAAAAGGATCTTGAACCAATCGCATCAGGTGAAAAAGAGCAGAATACTCAATCGCATGGGAATGATTCTGAGGATAACTTGTCTGGTAAAGACTTACCCGAGAGTTATCCAGATGCCAAGTTCTTCATTATTAAATCGTACAGTGAGGATGATGTCCATAAGAGTATTAAGTACGGTGTGTGGGCTAGCACATCAAATGGCAATAAGAAGCTGGATGCAGCGTATCATGAAGCTCAGACAGCGGGTTGCCCtgtgtttcttttcttctct GTTAATGCTAGCGGGCAGTTTGTTGGTCTGGCTGAGATGGTTGGCACTGTTGATTTCACCAAGAGCGTTGAGTACTGGCAGCAGGACAAATGGACCGGTAATTTCCCTGTGAAGTGGCGTATAGTGAAGGACATACCTAATAGTTTGTTAAAGCACATAATACTTGAAAACAACGAGAACAAGCCAGTGACCAATAGTAGGGACACTCAAGAG GTTAAGTTTGATCAGGGTATTGAAATACTGAAGATTTTCAAGGGCCATTCAAGCAGGACATGTATTCTAGATGACTTTGGGTTCTATGAATCTCGCCAAAGAATCATGCAAGAAAGAAAATCTAAGCACATGCATATGAATAATAAACTG GTGGGTAGCAAGAAGCTTGCGGATGCTGTTGTGACTGATGAAGGAAAAGATGGGTTCTTGGGAGGAAAATCTTTGGAAATTGCCCCTTCAGGCGATATCGAGGACTCTGATCCTGCTGCACAAGAATCTGTAGATATTGTCTCAACAGTCTTGACGGAGGAACCAGTTGCTGCAACTGGGGAACCCGAGAAGATGCCAACAATTGCAGCTGCTGCGGAAGATGTTTCTGGGAATGCTTGCTGA